The Lepus europaeus isolate LE1 chromosome 6, mLepTim1.pri, whole genome shotgun sequence genome includes a window with the following:
- the LOC133762189 gene encoding LOW QUALITY PROTEIN: taste receptor type 2 member 42-like (The sequence of the model RefSeq protein was modified relative to this genomic sequence to represent the inferred CDS: deleted 2 bases in 1 codon; substituted 1 base at 1 genomic stop codon), translating into MYIAGDKIILTLIMAECIIGMLGNTFIALVNLSECVQNQKISLADLILTCLAISRIGNLFMSLLQSCIKELHPHLYSTFEVKRLVHILWRMTNHLTIWFATCLSIFYFLKIAHFSHPLFLWLKWRMDRVVLGLVMFSLFLLIFDFLWIDKLIGILLTSYITDKGNMTLNSEERHSFHVKILSLGNLTYFIPFVLSLTSLLLLFLSLVRHARNLRLNSKGSGDVSTQAHKRAMKMVLSFLLLFTVHSFSIQLMYWASFTFXKNKLINFVVLFFFFLVLNIFPSGHTFLLILGNVKLRQAVLRLLCHLKRCLRKNKSISFMGRFSRAFSKRIS; encoded by the exons ATGTACATTGCAGGGGATAAAATCATTCTGACATTGATTATGGCAGAATGCATAATCGGAATGTTGGGGAACACGTTCATTGCATTGGTAAACCTCTCTGAATGTGTCCAGAACCAAAAGATATCCTTAGCTGACCTCATCCTTACCTGCTTGGCCATCTCCAGGATAGGTAATCTGTTCATGTCATTGTTACAGTCATGTATAAAAGAACTCCATCCACATTTATATTCTACTTTTGAAGTAAAAAGACTTGTTCATATCCTTTGGAGAATGACTAATCACTTGACCATCTGGTTTGCCACCTGCCTCAGCATCTTCTACTTCCTCAAGATAGCCCACttctcccaccccctcttcctCTGGCTGAAGTGGAGAATGGACAGAGTAGTTCTTGGGCTGGTTATGTTCTCATTGTTCTTGCTGATATTTGATTTTCTGTGGATAGATAAGCTTATTGGTATCTTATTGACTAGCTACATCACAGATAAAGGTAACATGACTTTGAATTCAGAAGAAAGACACAGTTTCCATGTTAAAATTCTGTCTCTTGGTAACTTGACTTACTTTATCCCTTTTGTTCTGTCCCTGACCTCACTGCTCCTTCTGTTTCTGTCCTTGGTGAGACATGCTAGAAATCTGCGGCTCAACTCCAAGGGCTCTGGAGATGTCAGCACACAGGCCCATAAAAGGGCCATGAAAATGGTGctgtctttcctcctcctcttcacagTTCATTCTTTTTCCATACAATTGATGTATTGGGCATCCTTTACATTTTAGAAGAACAAGTTAATTAATTttgtagttctatttttttttttt ttagtattaaatATCTTTCCCTCAGGCCACACATTTCTTCTTATTCTGGGAAATGTCAAACTGCGACAGGCAGTCTTGAGGTTACTGTGTCATCTTAAAAGATGCCTGAGAAAGAACAAAAGTATAAGCTTTATGGGTAGATTTTCTAGAGCCTTTTCTAAGAGAATTTCATAA